In the genome of Tripterygium wilfordii isolate XIE 37 chromosome 19, ASM1340144v1, whole genome shotgun sequence, one region contains:
- the LOC119986042 gene encoding transcription factor JUNGBRUNNEN 1 produces the protein MEKMNTFNNMSNYTQKDTESIVVDDDQEEAALPGFRFHPTDEELVGFYLRRKVDKKPTSIELIKQIDIYKFDPWDLPRPNTVGEKEGYFFCKRGRKYRNSIRPNRVTGSGFWKATGIDKPVHSNGNGGDCIGLKKTLVYYRGSAGKGTKTDWMMHEFRLPANSNPKSSLPEAEVWTLCRIFKRNLTHRKYTSDWRELSTKRSPINRSSKTTTTTTCNSSSINVESTFSNTRECYLSFGTPLLLQQDHDQKSAVIFDHDITSATARRNAANPLSSSINAAHQAPPYMASSSSNNIWNNNPYHEDMNNVDLFSYGEVDVEELRSVMEFACSHP, from the exons ATGGAGAAGATGAACACTTTCAACAACATGAGCAACTACACCCAAAAAGACACTGAAAGCAtagttgttgatgatgatcaaGAAGAAGCTGCACTGCCTGGGTTTCGATTCCATCCGACCGACGAAGAACTTGTCGGGTTTTATCTTCGTCGAAAGGTCGATAAGAAACCGACTAGTATTGAGCTCATCAAACAAATTGATATCTACAAGTTTGATCCATGGGATCTCCCAA GGCCTAACACCGTTGGGGAAAAGGAAGGCTACTTCTTTTgcaagagaggaagaaagtaCAGGAACAGCATAAGACCAAATAGAGTGACTGGGTCTGGATTCTGGAAAGCGACCGGCATTGACAAGCCTGTGCATTCTAATGGTAATGGAGGAGACTGTATTGGCCTCAAGAAGACTTTGGTTTACTACCGCGGAAGTGCCGGAAAAGGCACAAAAACCGACTGGATGATGCACGAGTTCCGCCTTCCGGCCAATTCGAACCCCAAATCTTCCCTTCCAGAAGCT GAAGTATGGACATTGTGTAGGATTTTCAAGAGGAATTTGACACACAGAAAATACACTTCAGATTGGAGAGAATTATCCACCAAACGCAGCCCAATCAACAGAAGCTCCAagactactactactactacatgCAACAGTAGTAGTATTAATGTAGAATCTACATTTAGTAATACCAGAGAATGTTATCTCAGCTTTGGCACTCCACTTCTTCTTCAACAAGATCATGACCAGAAGAGTGCTGTTATATTTGATCATGATATTACGAGCGCAACGGCGAGGAGGAATGCTGCTAATCCATTGAGTTCCTCCATTAATGCTGCTCATCAAGCTCCTCCATATAtggcatcatcatcttcaaacaATATTTGGAATAATAATCCATACCATGAGGATATGAATAATGTTGACTTGTTTTCATATGGAGAGGTTGATGTGGAAGAGCTTAGATCAGTCATGGAGTTTGCTTGTAGTCATCCCTAG
- the LOC119985191 gene encoding organelle RRM domain-containing protein 2, mitochondrial-like isoform X1, which yields MALRAGVLRRYLSTSLFSFQSAAPGAVAFSTANAPATADFNSKPAPSETVFVHGLNYKTTSEKLHEAFSKFGQVELARVVTDHNSGLSRGFGFVTYATLEDSTKGIQEMDGQYLDGWVIFAEYAQPRVFPEQPVPSEAHPYKL from the exons ATGGCGCTTAGAGCCGGAGTCCTGAGGCGATACCTATCCACTTCACTATTCTCTTTTCAATCTGCTGCTCCTGGGGCTGTGGCTTTTTCTACCGCTAATGCTCCGGCTACTGCTGATTTCAACAGTAAGCCTGCACCTTCTGAGACCGTCTTCGTCCATG GGCTTAACTATAAGACCACATCAGAGAAACTTCATGAAGCTTTCTCTAAGTTTGGTCAAGTTGAACTTG CTAGGGTGGTGACAGACCACAATTCAGGATTGTCCAGAGGCTTTGGTTTTGTTACATATGCCACTTTGGAAGACTCGACTAAAGGAATACAAGAAATGGATGGACAG TATCTTGATGGATGGGTAATCTTCGCTGAATATGCACAGCCAAGGGTTTTTCCTGAGCAGCCTGTACCTTCTGAAGCTCACCCCTACAAGCTGTGA
- the LOC119985191 gene encoding organelle RRM domain-containing protein 2, mitochondrial-like isoform X2: protein MALRAGVLRRYLSTSLFSFQSAAPGAVAFSTANAPATADFNRLNYKTTSEKLHEAFSKFGQVELARVVTDHNSGLSRGFGFVTYATLEDSTKGIQEMDGQYLDGWVIFAEYAQPRVFPEQPVPSEAHPYKL, encoded by the exons ATGGCGCTTAGAGCCGGAGTCCTGAGGCGATACCTATCCACTTCACTATTCTCTTTTCAATCTGCTGCTCCTGGGGCTGTGGCTTTTTCTACCGCTAATGCTCCGGCTACTGCTGATTTCAACA GGCTTAACTATAAGACCACATCAGAGAAACTTCATGAAGCTTTCTCTAAGTTTGGTCAAGTTGAACTTG CTAGGGTGGTGACAGACCACAATTCAGGATTGTCCAGAGGCTTTGGTTTTGTTACATATGCCACTTTGGAAGACTCGACTAAAGGAATACAAGAAATGGATGGACAG TATCTTGATGGATGGGTAATCTTCGCTGAATATGCACAGCCAAGGGTTTTTCCTGAGCAGCCTGTACCTTCTGAAGCTCACCCCTACAAGCTGTGA
- the LOC119984966 gene encoding uncharacterized protein LOC119984966, producing the protein MASPIPQFYPNYPFSGDYSPFSTPLLAEETLGGAASSSGTISSGGGAMWGEDNLYPSYLDNGGSDIGVFQPKSDVSSSFLPTPFPERLGLSNNMAVPAALPKYDMGLESIAQVQNFNGGGFQSPDLSEFAEECYAYIPDFKPIFPITGDNWEIKCNHAPEAEDTSMKVRRYSIEERKDRIIRYLNKRSKRNFNKTIKYACRKTLADRRVRVRGRFARNNDRLMGEDDMRMEKKENSTQKCNGILYNSDTLQIRSDDEDWLQEAMASLMYIPYISG; encoded by the exons aTGGCTTCTCCCATTCCTCAATTCTACCCTAATTATCCATTCTCCGGTGACTATTCCCCGTTTTCAACTCCGTTGTTGGCTGAAGAAACCCTTGGTGGAGCGGCATCTTCTAGTGGTACAATTTCAAGTGGTGGTGGTGCAATGTGGGGAGAAGATAACTTATACCCATCATATCTTGATAATGGTGGATCAGACATTGGTGTCTTTCAGCCCAAATCCGACGTCTCATCGTCGTTTCTCCCCACGCCTTTTCCCGAGCGACTAGGGCTTTCAAACAACATGGCTGTACCTGCTGCATTGCCAAAGTATGACATGGGTTTAGAAAGCATTGCTCAAGTTCAGAACTTCAATGGCGGCGGATTTCAATCGCCGGATTTGTCTGAGTTTGCGGAGGAATGCTATGCTTACATCCCGGATTTCAAGCCTATTTTTCCAATTACAGGAGATAATTGG GAAATCAAGTGCAATCATGCGCCAGAAGCTGAGGATACCTCTATGAAGGTCAGGAGGTATTcaatagaagaaagaaaagatagaATTATCAGATATTTGAACAAAAGAAGCAAAAGGAACTTCAACAAAACCATcaag TATGCTTGTCGCAAAACCCTAGCCGATCGGAGAGTTCGTGTTCGAGGAAGATTTGCAAGAAACAATGATCGATTAATGGGTGAAGATGACATGAGAATGGAAAAGAAGGAGAATAGTACTCAGAAATGCAATGGAATATTGTATAATAGTGACACTCTCCAG ATAAGGAGTGATGATGAAGACTGGCTACAAGAAGCTATGGCAAGTCTAATGTATATACCTTATATATCGGggtga